CAAACAAGCCAAAGACAGCCCAGCCTGTgcaagccagagcagctcttacATCAAGCACTGATCCAGAGAGGTCAGCTCTCTCCAGGTTGGCACAGCAGAGGTTGGCATGTGCCAGGTTGCAGCGGCTCAGGTTGGCCATCTTGAAGTTGATGTAGCGAAGATCCAGGCGTGAGAGATCTGCTCCACTGAAATTGAGTCCCTGCACACAAGAGAGCAAAGCCCAGGGGTCACAGAAGAGGAGGTGCAGCTCTGAACCCAGCTGGCAGAGtggtgcaggggaggctgtgctgcagacagagGCTGCCTTGTCTCACCTGGCAGCGCAGCTCAGACTTGGTCGGGGTTGCCAGCAGGAACCGGACAAACTCCTTGCGAGATATAGGGGAATGGTCCTCAGCTGGCTGGGAGTTCTGTTGGGAGAGGTGGTTAAAAGCTACCAGGGACAGCACTGTGCTGTAGCTTGCCTGGAAGGACAGGACAGGTGCCCTCATGGGGGAGAGGAAAGAAGTTACCTTAATGGCTATTTCTAGCTGTTCAATTAGGGACTCGATCCCAAAGAACCTGGCTTCTTCCAGCACTCCTGGAACAAAGCAGCAGGGGTCAGCTCCAGGGGGTCTCCAACAAGGGGCACTTCTCTTAGAACCACACAATCACTTGCAAAAGCTCTTTAagctcacccactccaaccattctctaagtttaccaaggctggggcaaaaccatggccctcagcacctaaagtctgtggctttgaaacccccccagggacaggcattcagccacctccctgggcagcctgggccaggcttagGGAACTcttacagggaagaagtttcttctaatgtccaacttaagtctcccctggggcaagctgaggccacttcctctcatcccatcacttgcTCCTAGTCACCACTGACTGGAGCAGGCAGTGTACAACCACACCAAAAGCCAACCAGGAAGGTCAGGGGAATCCATTCTTACTCTTGGAGCAGCATCAGTCCCCTGGACCTTCCCTGCATGTCAGACCTTATCTACACTTcagagaggcacagagcagctgctggagttcAAGGAGCCCTACAGAAATGCATCAACTGGTAAAGCTGACAGCaagccaggtgctgctgggtgtaACTGGACAGAGGAGGGGTGAGCTCGCTGGCAGCCAAGAGCAAACACCAGCTCTGAAAGGAGCATTTGGCTAGAGATAGCAAGTCCAGAATCACTGCCAGACACGGAGCCACCAGGGAGGGGGTTTAATGCTCTGAAGACAAAGAGGtttgagcagcagctcctcactaaccccagcaggcagaactgcagcgctgagcacagcacacccCCAACCACTCAGGTGAGCACAGGCAAGCCCCACTGACCTCAGCATCTTGACCTGAGGGCAAAGTTTAACTTGTAAAGGTAAGAATGGAGGAGATGTCAGACAGGCAGTACCTACCTAGCAAATTAATGCCATCATTTACAATGAGCTGTCCGTGCCGCAAATAGTTCAAAATGGGCTCAAAATACTCAGGGCTGCGGTCAATGAGGAATGCTCCTCTAGGATCTTGCTTATTTCCCCATGCATCTGTTTCCACAACATATACAGCAGCAAATGGCAGAGATTAGCAGAAGGGCACTGGCTTCACTGTCAGATGTTACTACCAAAGGGACTGAAACATTCCAGCTGAAGGCAAAACGAGAGGGCAGCAGGAATCACCTTCCAGGAGCTCACTGCTGCTATCAGCAGACCAAACCTctcagcacacacagcactCGGTGCTGGGATCAAAGCAGCACTGAGGTGTGGGTCTGCCTCCTTCCCTAGGCACTGCCTCACACCCTGTCTGCTCCCTGACTCTCTGGACAAATGCCAGCCAGGTGCACAAACCAGGGGAAAATCCAACATGAAGCAAACACAGAAGGACCCCAGCAGAGTGACTGTGGGTGGAAGGGAAATCTTCAGTCTGTGAGGTGCTGAGCATGACATGGGCAACAGAGAAAAACAGTTCAACCCCCACAGTTCTGTGTTCTGCTTTGATAGTTTAACCTATTTTGGATATTCTCACATGAACAAGTCTGGCTCTCACAGTGCCTTCTGCCTGTTTTGCCAACTTGTGGGCCTAAACCCCAAGGTTTGTTCCACTGTACCAACCTTTATCTTTAAACATGTGGGCCAGCATGCTCTCAGGCTCCTTGTTAACCAAAGTGCTCCTAGAAAACAAAGGCAGAGCAGTTTTGGTTTATTTCCAGCACAGAATGTTCCCCTGCAgacacaaagctgctgcctcaGGGTGTGATGTgcatcccaccagccccagcactctgctggctccatTTCACACACTGTGCTAACACTGCACTGCTGACCTGAGGCACCACAGAGGTATTTCCAACACAAAGCACTGCGTTACCTGAGCTCTCCAAGGGtaaacccagctctgctcaggctcttCCCCACTCTCACTTCATGTGTAAACTCCTTCAGACATTCACTTGTTGCAAACACCAAATACAGAGAAAGCTGCACAAGTCCAAGACCTCCACAGTCAGTTCTCTCTCTGGCCCTTTTGCAGGAGCATCTGGAGCCTCACCCACTGCAtgcccactgccagctgcatgaACTGAAGCTCCTTAGGAGCACAAGCAACCAGCTGCACTTCTACCTTGTGGTGGTGAAGTATCGGCCTCCAACATTGAGGGTCAGCCAGTCCGTGTGGGACCCcgtcagctcctcctggggtcTCCCATCAGTCTGGGGATCTACACAGACCAAGAGACAAGAAGCAGTAGAAAATAAGGAATATTTCTGAAACCTCCCTCTGGTAAGAGGCAGCTTCTGAAACCAACTGAAAATAAAACCTCAAGATTTATATTAAAGCAACCCAAAACTTCTGCTAAACAGGAAGTGAAGCACAAGAATTACACAGACTCACCAATGAATGGTTCCCCTTCACACACAAACAGAACATCATCATCCCtgaaaggggaaggggcaggggaagaggaggagaagaaagaaagccAACATTAATCATAATCATTTGCTCCtctgaatgagagcagagcctctcctgcagctAAGTGCTAAGCAGTTGCCATTAGCCAGAACTTCACTCTCTGATTTTTGTCTTCATTTTGCAGGTTCCAGTGGACTGTACCAGCAGTGACTCCACTAGAGAGGTCTGCACCAAGCAGGCAGGGATCACTGTTACTCAACCAGTTTAGTTCCACACAACAGTTGTTTCTCTCCCCACTCTTGGAGTACTCTGTGAAGCCACAGCACCTCTGGGCATGTGGGCTGGCAGTGATCAAGTCTGGGTTTAAGGAAAGCACTGGTTATTGATTAAGGTCAGAGGATTAATAGGCCAGGAAGTCTCTTAATCCACAGCAGTGATTTGAGCTTGATTGGATGAACCTTACCTAATCAAAGCAATATCATCAATGAGTCCTCCCTTCCCATTGTACACACTGGTTGCTTTGATCCCCAGCTTGCTGCTAGCCACAGACAGCAGGTCTGAGAGAGTCCCATAGACAGCCACCACCTGTGGAGAGAGGGAGCTGTAGGCACTGCCTTCCCTTGGCTCCTGCCACCTCAGACCCATTTCCAGAGCTATCAGGATCTCCACAAACCAGGGAGGTAGATGGGAATGGATCCTTactaaaaaaaaggcaacagagcACCTTTGATGTGACAAACATCACTGCCTTAGGGGTGCCTTGCAcagctcaccccagcctcaaggcactgagctggcagcagcagtggagcaaTCAATGCTGGTCCTGCAGGAATTGATTCCAGTACTCATCTCTAGTCTAAAGAAACGTTGCTAGCTGGTGTGTTCCAAGCTTCTCCCGAACCGACTTCCCTCTCTCTAAAAGCCAAAGATCAAACTGCTGTCACATCAGCTGCCTGCACCGGGACGGGGCTGGGAAAGATCAGGGACCACGGAGAGCACTTGGGACAAGTGGACCAGTTTTAAAGCCTACAGAGCTTTGAAACAAGCGAGCAGGGTTTCAGCAGGGTCGCTGCCCGGCTCTCCAAGCAGcgcctggcagggcacagctctgacACCCTTGGGGTTCGATTCCCACTCTCCCCAGCACACGAACCAACAAGGACGACACGAAAAGGGCTTTAACTGCGCCCCCAGCAAGTCCTTGGCGTGTGGCGATTCCCCGCGGCGCCCCCAGGCTGAGAGACCGCGGGGGAGGGGGGCTCGGCGGGGGGGGTGGTGTCTGCGGGGGGAGGTCTGCGGGGGGAGGTCTGCGGGGGGAGGTCTGCGGGGGGAGGTCTGCGGGGGGAGGTCTGCGGGGGGAGGTCTGCGGGGGGTGACTCCGCGCTGGCGTCCGAGGCACAGAGACTAGGCCCGGGCAGCCAGCCCGGGTCCCGACCGGGGGCGGCGGGAGCAGCGAGGCTTCCTCTGCCGCAGCCACGGGCACTGAACGCCGGCTGAGGGAGTTCCCACAGCCCCGCGGCCCCGGCCCGAAGCCCAAGCACGGGCTGTTCGCCGGCGgctgagaggaaggaagaaagactcCTTGGAGAGGGTTAGGGCAAGACGGGGGCGGGCGGACCCTCCCCGCGGGCGGCGGAactccccctccccgcccctcaCCTTCCCGTTCCGGGGGCTGCCGTTAACGAACAGCGTGACCCGCCTCATcctgcggcggcggcggcggctcctgCCCAACCCGGAAGGCAGCGCCCCGCTGACCGACAGGTGCCGAGGCCAATCGCGGCCAAGCCAAGACCTTTGACCAATGAGAAAGGCGTTCTGCTGCAGGGGCGGggcaagaggggagggaagagagagcgGGGGGGCGGGCACTGCCGATGGCCAATCAAGAGCCTCAGTCTAGTTTGAGCGGCAGCCGGCTGCCGTGTGGGCGTGTCTCGTGAGCGGGCCGTTAGCTCTCCCAACAGAGACGCCGTACAGGTCGGAGGGCTTTTGTGATCGTTCCGCGTTCGGGtgctaaaaagtccctcctgcCCGGGAGTCCGCGGCACGGAGAGCGGGGCGGCACAAGGCCGGTTCCCGGGAACTACTGTCCCTCTGTGCCCCTTTGGCCGCGGTGCCGCGCGGTGCTCCGCGGTGCCTGGCGGCCGCAAGGTGTTAGCGAAGGTGGGCGATGGCGCGGAGTGATACACAGCAGTGCGGCCCGGTTTGAATGGCGGCGGCGCGCGCGCCGGTCGGGGAGCGCTGGGCGGCGCGGGCGGAGGTGAGCGGCCGGGGGGCAGCCGGGGGCTGTGCCTGGCCGGGAGGGGAGCGCCGCGGCTGCGGCTAGGGGCTGAGCGCGGAGGGAGTCGGGGTGTCCCGGAGTCACCGCAGTGGGGAGTCAGCCCTGCCCCGCCGCGTTTGGCGTTAACGAGCAGGCCTCGCTTGAGGGAGGCGCCGCGGACGTTGGTTGGTCTGTTGCCCTGGGCAGCGCTGCCACCGCGCTCCTGCAGGAGCTTCTGGCATAAGCTTGGTGCCGTGCTGCCGCCGGGCACCGCTGCAGTGGCAGTTGGCATTTGCTGCTCTTGGACATCTAACAGCCCCCCACGAAGGGATCCTTTGAAAGACCGCACAAGACAGTCAGTAGAtacgagccagcagtgcccaggtggccgacGAAGCCAAAGGTgccctggcttgtattagaaacacggtggggagcagggagggacagggaggccacaccttgagtgttcagcctggagaggaggaggctgagtggagacctcactgctctctacggCTTCCTGGAGTCCAAAGTTTTCCAGCTAGTATCCAGCTCCTACGACTTGTTGCAGCACTTGCAGTAGCAGTGTGGCAGTGTGAGGGACGTGAAGTGTAAGTCTAATAAGGAATGAATGCAGGGCCTCTGTTTCCTCCCTCAAGGAACATTTCTGCTGCAGGGTTCTGTTGCCGTTTGTCTCTACGGTGCTGGCCTGTGGTGTCTTTCGGTGGAGCTTACTGTAGATCAGATTTTCCCTGTCCACTGCCCTGTCAAACACCTTgttccaggaaaaaaatccaaaactcTTAAGTTTGGTAGAAGTTTGGGAATGGGAGTGAACTATTAAAATatctttctccttttatttgATAGCTTTTTCTGTCCTCCAGTGAGACACCTGactcagtctttcttcaaaTCAGTCCCTAGCCATGCACAGAAGACTGAAGGATGGAAATTCTCTCCTGAGAGCTCAAGACAAtgagaacacacacacagaagaaaaggaggagagctCTTGTCCTGAGCTGTCAAAGGACCAGGAGATTTGCAAAGGCATAAAGGCATTCAAGGAGAATTTAGGCAATGggcaggaggtgcagctgccaggagtccccctgcagcaccccagaaGATGTGGCAGGCGCTCGCGGCACACCGGGGAAGGTGtggccagctgccagctcacccAGTGCCCTGTGGGCATGCTGCaagggggtgctgctggggagcatgCCTTGCCTTTCAGCAGTAGGGAAAATCTGCCAGGAAGCAGCCCTCTTCCTTTGGGGGAGGAATGCTGCCTGACGCCCAGGAGGGACAAAGCAGAAGGATCATCTGCCTGTGGGCTCTCAGCGAGCCAGGGGCAGACACCTGTGGGCTTTACACCTGCAAGAGTTGCTGAATTTGGGCTCACCCAGGAAAACTTTACTATAGGTAAGGCTGGTGTGGCTGGTGACTTGTCCTTCTCAGGGGACAGCTGGAGGTCATGTAGCCAAAAGCTTCCCCTTGGGTCAGGTGCAGGTTGTCTGCCTTTAGGGAGCAACCTGCTTTTGCTCAGGAAGGTGTCTTGAGCTGAGCAGCTCACTTTGGATGTCTTggtttctcctctcctgtcctcaCTTCAGGGGCATCTCCAGCTTCACTGAAATTCAGACGAAGAGCAGGCATTGGGGCGCGGGGCTCACCGGAGAACAACAGCCTCATTCAGTTccttgcccagcagagaagcaaCAGGCAGAAAGAAGCTTTGGCTCAGGTGAAAGTCTCTCAAATTTCTGTTGTGCCAGTATAGGTCCCTCAGGGATCAAGATGtgctggcaggaagggaagggaaggcaaggcaaggctcaGGAAGCAGCCATAGCAGGAACCATGGCTTCAATTTTGTTGACTTTCCATGGACTCTTTACTTCAGAGCCAGGGGATGTTGGGAGGTTGGTTGTGTAGAGCATGGGGGCTTTGCTCCTTTACCTTTACTTTCCTACCTTTGACATGCTTGATTGTTGCCAGTTAGTGTTGATAGTTCATAGTGAAGTAAATCCCAGCATAAGTGACTTGATTTTTAAGCAGGCTCACCCTTCAACTAGCACAGACTGTCAGACACCAAATTCTAGGGCTGCTCTGGAGGGGTAGGCTATGAAAGGCAATAAAGCTGAAGAGATTCTTGACACAGTTCCTGATTTGCATGGTTTTACTATGAAATATgagcattttcttcttttctgagtCTATTTTCCGTGCCAAAGTGCAAAGTGGTAAAGCCTGTGCTATCCTGGGGACACACAATAGTCTGATGAGGTGAATTTTGTTTTGGCAGGTCAGTCCTTTCAAACATGTCAGGCTGCTGAAGGACAAGATAGACACCTTTCAAACATCTTTTAAAGCAGTAGAAGAGGAAACTGGCACCCCTGGACTGTCACGAGTGGCTGAGGCCTCCCAGGATACAGGCTCCTGTAAGCTGATGTGTTCCTGGTGCATGCCTGACCTTAAACATTGGGGCACAAGACAGGAACACTTAGCACAACCAAAAACCTTTCCCTTGTAAGGACTGTAAAGTCTCTGGGTGTGGTTAGAGGAGTTTTGCTCATTTAAAGCTAATTGCTTGGTTCATCCTGAGCAGTGGCTTTGTGAGTGTCTCAAGACACCAAGGGTAAAGGTGGCAGCAGGTGCTCAGAGGGGGATGgaggttttggtggtgtgcattTGTCATTCACCTGGCTAAACGCTAAagtctgcagctctccttcagGCTTTAATGGTCCGTTCTGTCTGCTTGCTCTAAAGGTTTCAGTTCTGAGCACTGCACTAGAGATGCTGGAATGAATGTTTTATCAGAtctgagcagagagcaggaagggagcCCAGTGTGTGATGGAAGCAGTCTCTGcatctccccagcacagcccagcaggccTCCGTGGGCTGAGCGTGCACAGAGCGGCTACTGGCTGCCACCTGTGCCGAAGAGAACACCAGAGAGGCAACCACTGGAGGGAATGCAGGTTGGTCACTGATTTACTGACTCCTGCAGTcatggctgcagagccagaggtgaaTCTGGTCCTTCAGTAATGATACTCTTGTCTAACATGCTTAGTGACTGACTGCTGTGaatgaggaacagctgaatgCTGTCAatgctctctcctccctgcctaCCTGGGAAGCTTTGTTGGAAGCTTTCCTGTTAGGAGAGGATCCATGTTGAGCTTCATTCCTTTAGAAAACCAGTAATGGGCTGACTATTAAATGTTGTTGACAGAAAAAGTTCTTTTCACTTGATTTGAGCAGAGGCAGTAGCTGAGATGGTACTGATAGGTGACTGTCACTTGCTAGGAATGCTCCTGTGATGCCCTTGATGGAGGAGGTGAATCTCctgcagtctccagctgtgcagaaatccttgaagcactgcaaacaGGTCAGATTCCCCTTTTGGGGTTTGTGCAGGCAGATCATTATGTGGGACCATAAGGTTTTGTCTCTGGTAAATCCAAAGAATGATTTGTATCTACCTCTGGGGTAGCTCATGTGTGGCATCCTGCTGCGTGCACTGGAAAATAAGGTTGCCAAGGAGAATGGCTATTGAAAAAATAGCAGTCTGTGTTTTTAATTGCAACAGAGGAAACTGAAAGACAGAGCTCTGAGAagccaaagaagaaaaaagttacTTTTGGGCAAGACCTGAGCCCAGAAATCTTTGATGAAGCTTTGCCTGCAAATGCTCCGCTGTGCAGGGGAGGGACCCCTGTGCAgctgcacaggcacagcagccctTCTGCAAGGCTCAGTCTCACTCAGGAGCcattgccccagcccagcttcgATTGCTCTGAGGTAAGTTTGTAgctgtttggttctttttttccttgaagtCATAAAAACAGCTTCTTAGTCTCTGTGAATGCTCAGTTTCTGCttaatgttttggttttgaaaggCAATTGCTGAGCTGATGAAACAGTCTGCTTGAGGCTTGGGGATGGCACTGGGAAGTGCTTCTGAGCAGCATTTTGTCCTGTATAAAACTGagtgctggttggactcaaaacAGTTTTGCCTTGGCTTATTCATATCCTTTTgattttgcatttctttctgccttATGTAGCTTCTTTAAGGACAAAACAATTTTGTTCTCTTACCTGGCTGTTCcaagcactgctggagcagggctgcttcaGTCTGTCTGGTGTAGTGCATTGCCAAAAGGTTGCCTTTTCTTGTTTAAAGGATTGTGACCCTCTTGAGGGGGTAGTGC
The DNA window shown above is from Dryobates pubescens isolate bDryPub1 chromosome 31, bDryPub1.pri, whole genome shotgun sequence and carries:
- the KCTD9 gene encoding BTB/POZ domain-containing protein KCTD9 isoform X2, producing MRRVTLFVNGSPRNGKVVAVYGTLSDLLSVASSKLGIKATSVYNGKGGLIDDIALIRDDDVLFVCEGEPFIDPQTDGRPQEELTGSHTDWLTLNVGGRYFTTTRSTLVNKEPESMLAHMFKDKGVLEEARFFGIESLIEQLEIAIKNSQPAEDHSPISRKEFVRFLLATPTKSELRCQGLNFSGADLSRLDLRYINFKMANLSRCNLAHANLCCANLERADLSGSVLDCANLQGVKMLCSNAEGASLKGCNFEDPSGLKANLEGANLKGVDMEGSQMTGINLRVATLKNAKLKNCNLRGATLAGTDLENCDLSGCDLQEANLRGSNVKGAIFEEMLTPLHMSQSVR
- the KCTD9 gene encoding BTB/POZ domain-containing protein KCTD9 isoform X1, which encodes MRRVTLFVNGSPRNGKVVAVYGTLSDLLSVASSKLGIKATSVYNGKGGLIDDIALIRDDDVLFVCEGEPFIDPQTDGRPQEELTGSHTDWLTLNVGGRYFTTTRSTLVNKEPESMLAHMFKDKDAWGNKQDPRGAFLIDRSPEYFEPILNYLRHGQLIVNDGINLLGVLEEARFFGIESLIEQLEIAIKNSQPAEDHSPISRKEFVRFLLATPTKSELRCQGLNFSGADLSRLDLRYINFKMANLSRCNLAHANLCCANLERADLSGSVLDCANLQGVKMLCSNAEGASLKGCNFEDPSGLKANLEGANLKGVDMEGSQMTGINLRVATLKNAKLKNCNLRGATLAGTDLENCDLSGCDLQEANLRGSNVKGAIFEEMLTPLHMSQSVR
- the LOC128898741 gene encoding cell division cycle-associated protein 2-like, with product MHRRLKDGNSLLRAQDNENTHTEEKEESSCPELSKDQEICKGIKAFKENLGNGQEVQLPGVPLQHPRRCGRRSRHTGEGVASCQLTQCPVGMLQGGAAGEHALPFSSRENLPGSSPLPLGEECCLTPRRDKAEGSSACGLSASQGQTPVGFTPARVAEFGLTQENFTIGASPASLKFRRRAGIGARGSPENNSLIQFLAQQRSNRQKEALAQVSPFKHVRLLKDKIDTFQTSFKAVEEETGTPGLSRVAEASQDTGSCFSSEHCTRDAGMNVLSDLSREQEGSPVCDGSSLCISPAQPSRPPWAERAQSGYWLPPVPKRTPERQPLEGMQVGH